Within the Pseudorasbora parva isolate DD20220531a chromosome 15, ASM2467924v1, whole genome shotgun sequence genome, the region catttaaaaaacattcataaatgattatcaagtgatatgctaacattttatgaatgttttgtaaattccgttacaagtcatttacaagtgattagtaaatgattaactaatgatttatgaaacatgactacgcattcataaatgattaatgagtgatttgttaattattttacttatatttagtagattcagttttaagtaatttacaattgattagtaaatgatgaactaatgatttacaaaacatgacaatgcatttaataaatgttacttttttgtatattttgtagattcagttagAAAGAAATTCATTTTCACTAGGCCTTAGCTGCAGTATAAGCGGGCCTCGGCTGAGCACCAAGAAAGGTCTGTCGCTCGTCAAAAACATCAAGGCGTGAGAAAACAGGAGATATTAAATTGGTttgtatggaaaaaaaaaactggcgtGAAGCGCTGGGAAACTGTCATGTTACTGGTATTTATTGCTATATATTGCAATCAAGAACTTAGAATTTGCCACGACAATATAAAGAACCATTTCATTAGATCTGCACTCAGTGATGGTAAAGTGACAATTGAGTATTGCACCACAGAAGAAATGGTGGCTGATGTCATGACTAAACCAGTAACAAAGTTCAAACTAGAAAAATGTTTGGCATGTGAATGCAACACAAGTGAAATAACAGACTGTGTTCATGTataatgttattgtaatggtataCTGCACAGTATGAGAGCAAGTGGGGGTGTTAACATTTGTAATAGGTATGCCGTCATACAGTTCATGTCACGTGAATGTGACCTGCTTTCCATAAATGGAAATATGCAAAATAAAGTGAGTTCCGGTTCAACAGAGAATACagagtgatgtgtgtgtgtttttcctcCGTGTAGTTTAATAAAGTTACCGGTTATTATCCACGCAAATGGCTACGTCAACATATAGtaaaataacatagggttcatagacaattggaaaagtttttgggggagacctgacctgttgaagatagtcgtcattcatccctcctgggctggtgctgctcttctctctagtaatttggcacatagtcttagaggtaaaccttgactcactggggcccaggtcaggaagcagacaaactgtctaaaccaaccgtctgctagctgtctcacttCACCAGAGTCAGGTAAATCACAGCACATAGAGattctttcacctagatattatcacatagagactgactgtgtctgttccccgaattagtaaatacaaaaaaacatcaaaaccattccacagtaaaaatttaattgattgtggcaaggggggcgtggttcagcgaggtctgcagcgggagagagggccgcgggacgagcggtaagtgagtgggttggacgcagattaataacacctgtctcttgttctagtaatgagcgcggagacgggataaaacaccagcggaaccggagaccgaggagagagagagtcggactgttgatgcgaggagaccctgagatatccggaagccggaagtgcgtgacccggaagcgaaactgagcatacacagagacaaacacacgctGAAGCGTGCACGTTTATTGATTTAAGTTATTGAGaataaagagcatcaacagtcctgccgacccccgtgtcctcttccttcctcactatatcgaacttgttacactggtgccgaaacccgggaaggaagcaggacagagccgccgccatgacaacgccctccgcctcgccatttgcggagatcatcacatcgctcgcggccctccaccaggaacatcaCACGGcgttgctggaccttcggactgaacaggagcgccgcttcgcggccatagtccaaggccagcaagaggaccgcgagcagttccggagctggatggaccgggaggttcgcgccgaggccgctgggcgggccagcgcaccggtgcacgtgcccctgcagaagatggggccggaagatgatcccgaggccttcgtggatctcttccaaaaagccgcggaggcctgcgggtggccccgggcacagtggccggtgcgcctcattccACTGCTATCcggcgaagcccaggcggccgcgcaacatctaccggttgcgaacctcctggactacgatGATCTGAAGCGGGCCAttcttcagcgggtcggccggaccccagaacaacaccgccagcgtttccgctccctggagtggggcgagtccggtcgacccttcgccttggcccaacagctccgggacgagtgccgcagatggctgctggccggcggcagcgacgtggaccatgtcgtcgatctggtggtgctggagcagttcatcactcggctccccaggaagaccgccgagtgggtccagtgccaccggcccacgtcgctggagacggccatcaattTGGCGGAGGACaccctggtggcgtgcccgggggtcggcgcacccccactaacttctccctctctctctcccccttctctctctctctctcgacctgtccctctccccaggtcccgccctccaggccctcctcgcgttccccccagaggccggggtgggatgggccctggaccgtctgggagttcgcgggtcccgcccaggggggcggggccgctggggacGGGTAGTGACTATGGGTCCGGTTCCGCCCCCTATCCGCGCTCagcctccaacccactccccgccgccggggcggcgggtaggcctgggctggcctgctggcggtgcggtgatccggatcattttgtggaccgatgtccgatgatggacatcggaacaatgatccggatcccggacgtccagcggaccacccccgatcaagcaggagagtaccaaattcctgtaagtatcaaggggggtacatatcaggccttggtggattcaggatgtaaccaaacctcgatccatcaaagcctgattcagCCTGGGgcgttggatacaagccgcgtggttaaggtgcggtgtgtgcacggggatgtggtggaatatccggttgtcccagtcacgatacagtttagggggaaaaagcatagtgttgaggtggcggttagtccccacctccggcatccgctaattctggggacgaattggcccgccttttcggcgttattggggtcgttgtgcgcggatgccgcttggggaaacgaggctaggaacggggcggtgcgagtgcaggttggcgaggctgatacggggcccttgggaacagcttcagaggaaccgagcggggttgagagactgattctctcggaccgcgatgacttccctctggagcagtctcaagacgagACGCTAAAACATGCGTTTCAACAGGTCCGCACCATCGACGGTCAGCCCCTTCAacccgccttgcccgtcacgtatccttattttgccataattaaggataggttgtatcgagtgacccaagacgctcagtcaaaaatggatacaacccaattgttagtaccaaagagccgccgggaaatgcttttccaggcggctcattcgaacccgatggcgggccacctgggacaggcggccacgctgaatcgtttaatgacccgattcttttggccaggcatttatgacaatgtgcgcaggtggtgcgcgtcttgtcctgaatgtcagttggtgaacccactggccgccccaaaagcgccattgcgccctctaccattaatgcaggtccccttcgagagaattgcgatggacctcatcgggccattagaacgatccgcacgcgggcatcgttttgcgctagttatcgtggactacgcaacacgatacccggaagcagtggctctccgcaacatctcggcgaagagtgttgcggacgcactgtttcgtttaatctcccgggtggggattccgaaagaaatcctcactgatcaaggcacggcgtttatgtcacgcacgttaagcgaattgtacggattactgggcattaaatccattcgaaccagcgtctatcacccacaaacagacggcttggtcgaacgatttaatcgcactcttaaatccatgatccgtaaattcgtacaagaagacgccaaaaattgggatcggtggttagaacccctcttatttgctgtgcgcgaggtcccgcaagcctccacggggttttcccccttcgagcttctctacgggcgtcagccacggggggtgctggacgtcctacgagaaacttgggaggaggggccttcgttggccaaaaacgaaattcagtacgtcatggacttgcgaacaaaactccacacattggggcggctatctagggagaatttgttgcaagcccaggaccgccagagccggtcatataacaggggtactaaactgcgcaaattcacaccgggagagaaggtgctcgttctactcccaacctcgagctcaaaattaatgtcgaagtggcaggggccgtttgaggtcgcacggcagataggagagctcgattatgaagtgatacgatccgataggaacggggcacgtcaaatataccacctcaatctgctgaaaaaatggaatgaggtggaatcggtgttgttggcaacggtgatcgggggagaggatgatctcgggccagaggcgagcattaaagcgcaatcagtcgcgctggcccctgggggagatcacctctcaccgttacaactcgctgatttatcgaaattgcaggcggagttcgccgacgtgttctcgcccctgccgggacgtaccgacttgattcagcaccatatcgagaccgagccgggcgtggtagttcgcagccggccgtatcgcttgcctgaacacaagaaaaaagtagttcaggacgaattaggcgcaatgctcgacatgggagtaatcgaggagtccaacagtgactgggcgag harbors:
- the LOC137041287 gene encoding uncharacterized protein; its protein translation is MTTPSASPFAEIITSLAALHQEHHTALLDLRTEQERRFAAIVQGQQEDREQFRSWMDREVRAEAAGRASAPVHVPLQKMGPEDDPEAFVDLFQKAAEACGWPRAQWPVRLIPLLSGEAQAAAQHLPVANLLDYDDLKRAILQRVGRTPEQHRQRFRSLEWGESGRPFALAQQLRDECRRWLLAGGSDVDHVVDLVVLEQFITRLPRKTAEWVQCHRPTSLETAINLAEDTLVACPGVGAPPLTSPSLSPPSLSLSRPVPLPRSRPPGPPRVPPRGRGGMGPGPSGSSRVPPRGAGPLGTVMSAETG